In Rutidosis leptorrhynchoides isolate AG116_Rl617_1_P2 chromosome 2, CSIRO_AGI_Rlap_v1, whole genome shotgun sequence, one genomic interval encodes:
- the LOC139894164 gene encoding uncharacterized protein — protein sequence MRSISTSYRDNIDHGGENDDMLEGVPNEEMAVHLIIIKDAALELQDVGKILDEQEQRIKLNNHQLRSVTRNLDEQDQELKTSNLRLKSACNKLHDLLKRT from the exons ATGAGGTCGATTAGTACGTCATATAGAG ATAACATTGATCATGGTGGTGAAAATGATGACATGCTAGAAGGTGTGCCAAATGAGGAAATGGCAG TACATCTCATAATTATTAAAGACGCAGCTCTTGAGTTACAAGATgtcggaaaaatcttggatgaacaagAGCAGAGG ATTAAACTGAACAATCATCAATTGAGATCCGTCACTAGAAACTTGGATGAACAAGATCAAGAG CTTAAAACGAGCAATTTGCGTCTAAAGTCTGCATGCAACAAACTTCATGATTTGCTAAAGAGGACATAG